One genomic segment of Candidatus Thermoplasmatota archaeon includes these proteins:
- a CDS encoding pyruvate synthase subunit beta encodes MGKLTIPQEELMNSGHIGCLGCGGTLAMRYLLKALGKRTMITIPACCIAIMSGIYPRNFLKVPLLDVAFETTAASASGIRAALDAKGIHDIYVVGFGGDGGTADIGIQALSGAAERGDNIIYVMYDNEAYMNTGIQRSGATPFGAWTTTTPVGTTGDFKKRPKKNMVEIMVAHDIPYAATASVAYPEDFVRKVQKAKDMDGTKFFHVFSPCPTGWRYSPEMTIQIGVLAFQTTVFPMYEVENGVYRVTKKPAKRKPVTDYIKLQGRFKHLDDETIEVIQKTVDRNWEMLLAKAEFTKKFAE; translated from the coding sequence GTGGGGAAGCTCACGATACCCCAGGAAGAGCTCATGAACAGCGGCCACATCGGCTGCCTAGGCTGCGGCGGGACGCTCGCGATGAGGTACCTCTTGAAGGCGCTGGGGAAGAGGACGATGATCACTATCCCCGCGTGCTGCATCGCCATAATGTCCGGCATCTACCCGAGGAATTTTCTCAAAGTGCCTTTGCTCGACGTGGCCTTCGAGACAACCGCTGCGTCCGCGAGCGGGATCCGAGCGGCCCTGGACGCGAAGGGCATCCACGACATCTACGTCGTCGGCTTCGGCGGGGACGGCGGGACCGCAGACATCGGGATCCAGGCCCTGTCAGGAGCTGCGGAGCGTGGCGACAACATCATCTACGTCATGTACGACAACGAGGCTTACATGAACACTGGGATACAGCGCAGCGGGGCGACGCCCTTTGGCGCGTGGACGACGACGACACCAGTGGGCACGACCGGCGACTTCAAGAAGAGGCCCAAGAAGAACATGGTCGAGATAATGGTAGCCCACGACATCCCCTACGCAGCGACCGCATCCGTCGCATACCCGGAAGACTTCGTGAGGAAGGTCCAGAAGGCGAAGGACATGGACGGGACGAAGTTCTTCCACGTGTTCTCGCCCTGCCCGACGGGCTGGCGGTACTCGCCCGAGATGACGATCCAGATCGGTGTGCTGGCCTTCCAGACGACGGTCTTCCCGATGTACGAGGTCGAGAATGGGGTGTACAGGGTGACCAAGAAGCCCGCCAAGAGGAAGCCCGTGACCGACTACATCAAGCTGCAGGGAAGGTTCAAGCACCTCGACGACGAGACGATCGAGGTGATCCAAAAGACCGTCGACAGGAACTGGGAGATGCTCCTTGCGAAGGCCGAGTTCACGAAGAAGTTCGCCGAGTAG
- a CDS encoding helix-turn-helix domain-containing protein, producing the protein MREGVGKALRRAFGQEDLIRKLEPREAGVSRLMNPKRRRIFVHLLRSPCSHLRQLSRELDIPTQTLKWHLAELQKAGILDSVPVGNRKCFFVPARIEREDVPALSHLSDEMSREIVSLLVSRGPLSLKSIFTSLKTYYQAVQHRLKRLEEAGLVRSDKRGRKRTYEVSSELVGLRDRYLEKKTETSSELRKVLDDDGLSPEVVKTLTRSTVYMIDTGTGREEIELFLDPLAVLKG; encoded by the coding sequence ATGCGCGAAGGTGTCGGGAAAGCTCTCAGGCGGGCCTTCGGACAGGAGGACCTGATCAGGAAGCTGGAACCGCGCGAGGCCGGGGTCTCTCGCCTCATGAACCCCAAGCGCAGGAGGATATTCGTCCATCTGCTGCGGTCACCCTGCTCTCATCTCAGGCAGCTGTCCAGGGAGCTCGACATACCGACGCAGACGCTCAAGTGGCATCTCGCCGAGCTCCAGAAGGCGGGTATCTTGGACTCGGTCCCCGTCGGAAACAGGAAATGCTTCTTCGTCCCCGCACGGATCGAGCGGGAGGACGTACCCGCCCTTTCGCATCTGTCGGACGAGATGAGCCGGGAGATAGTCTCCCTGCTTGTGAGCAGAGGACCGCTCTCCCTGAAGAGCATCTTCACGTCCCTCAAGACGTACTACCAGGCCGTGCAGCATCGTCTGAAGAGGCTCGAGGAGGCCGGATTGGTGCGCTCCGACAAGCGGGGCAGGAAAAGGACGTACGAGGTCTCCAGTGAACTCGTCGGGCTGAGGGACAGATACCTGGAGAAGAAGACGGAGACGTCCAGCGAGCTCCGCAAGGTCCTCGACGACGACGGGCTCTCACCAGAGGTCGTCAAGACGCTGACAAGGTCGACCGTCTACATGATAGACACAGGAACGGGTCGCGAGGAGATCGAGCTGTTTCTCGACCCGCTCGCGGTCCTAAAAGGGTAG
- a CDS encoding aminopeptidase gives MIEVNYEALARKIVNKCMRIKENEVVMLSGGMYNMDLLEAVTVNIRKAGAWPFLRVTTDSMYKRLISDIPIKYLKKEPKYFMKWIDDIDAHIGIDPFMDPTALSSLSEKRMGISRQAGRKLNDKFTKLGIRWTAIGYPTKQRAKMFNIPFSEFWDMFWSAMNVNYDAMYRRGDKVARALRGKKEVHISSDKGTDLTFKITGRKPLIDDGVISAQDIRNKDVGNNLPCGEVFLAPVETSANGRAVFDLAFNRGKKITGIDVDFTKGKLSRIKAKKNEKLLKEVIANSQGHKDRIGEFGIGINPKVKKAIGYTITDEKITGTIHIAVGENRSYGGKNEATLHWDFVMMRPTVEVDGKTLMKNGKLAV, from the coding sequence ATGATCGAAGTCAATTATGAGGCGTTGGCAAGGAAGATAGTGAACAAGTGCATGCGGATCAAGGAGAACGAGGTCGTCATGCTCTCGGGCGGGATGTACAACATGGACCTCCTCGAGGCCGTCACCGTGAACATCAGGAAAGCGGGCGCGTGGCCGTTCCTGCGGGTGACCACCGACAGCATGTACAAGAGGCTGATCTCCGACATACCGATCAAGTATCTCAAGAAGGAACCGAAGTACTTCATGAAGTGGATCGACGACATAGATGCCCACATCGGCATAGACCCGTTCATGGACCCCACGGCACTGTCGTCCCTCTCCGAGAAGAGGATGGGGATCAGCAGGCAGGCCGGTCGGAAGCTGAACGACAAGTTCACCAAGCTCGGCATAAGATGGACGGCCATCGGCTATCCCACGAAGCAGAGGGCGAAGATGTTCAACATCCCATTCAGCGAGTTCTGGGACATGTTCTGGTCCGCCATGAACGTCAACTACGACGCGATGTACAGGAGGGGAGACAAGGTCGCCAGGGCACTGAGGGGCAAGAAGGAGGTCCACATCTCCTCGGACAAGGGGACCGACCTCACGTTCAAGATAACGGGAAGAAAGCCGCTGATCGACGACGGCGTCATCTCCGCACAGGACATCAGGAACAAGGATGTCGGGAACAACCTTCCGTGCGGTGAGGTCTTCCTCGCTCCTGTGGAGACGTCCGCCAACGGCAGGGCCGTCTTCGACCTCGCCTTCAATCGAGGGAAGAAGATCACCGGAATCGACGTCGACTTCACGAAGGGCAAGCTGTCCAGGATAAAGGCCAAGAAGAACGAGAAGCTCCTCAAGGAGGTCATCGCCAACTCGCAGGGCCACAAGGACCGCATAGGCGAGTTCGGGATCGGTATCAACCCGAAGGTGAAGAAGGCGATCGGCTACACCATCACGGACGAGAAGATCACGGGCACGATCCACATCGCGGTGGGCGAGAACAGGAGCTACGGGGGAAAGAACGAGGCCACCCTGCACTGGGACTTCGTGATGATGCGGCCCACCGTCGAGGTCGACGGCAAGACATTGATGAAGAACGGGAAGCTAGCGGTCTGA
- a CDS encoding TrpB-like pyridoxal phosphate-dependent enzyme, with amino-acid sequence MSSKRSGVSLTEDEMPRKWYNILPDLPEELPKPKDPEEGESRVEMLPKVMINECLGQEFSEAGWIDIPDEIMDLFIQAGRPRQLFRAKRLEQVLKTPAKLYYKAEFYSPTGSHKVNTALAQAYYAKKAGFERLTTETGAGQWGTALAYAASLAGLETKIFWVRAVHDWKVARKNFMRLYGGDVRASPSNSTKVGRELLKENGNHPGSLGIAVSEGMEDALDDPQAVYCLGSVLNHVLLHQTIIGLETKKQFEKLDEYPDMVISCLGGGSNFGGFAIPFLGDAIKGKKIHFIAAQSDVSPNLQGEYRYDFADHGELTPMLKMYTLGHKTEMKPIIGDGLRYHAAAPIISLLRKHGYIDTIAYPADEKYVFDKARTFIQCEGFLPAPESAYSVACAIDQAIECKRRNEEKVIAFNISGHGFMDMEGYTEVLGLQ; translated from the coding sequence ATGAGTTCTAAGCGAAGCGGTGTGAGCCTCACAGAAGACGAGATGCCAAGGAAATGGTACAACATACTCCCTGACCTTCCGGAGGAGCTGCCGAAGCCCAAGGACCCTGAGGAAGGCGAGTCCAGGGTGGAGATGCTCCCCAAGGTGATGATCAATGAATGCCTTGGCCAGGAGTTCTCCGAGGCCGGATGGATAGACATCCCGGACGAGATCATGGACCTTTTCATACAGGCCGGAAGGCCGAGACAGCTCTTCAGGGCGAAGAGGCTCGAGCAGGTGCTCAAGACCCCCGCCAAGCTCTACTACAAGGCCGAGTTCTACAGCCCGACCGGGAGTCACAAGGTGAACACGGCCCTAGCCCAGGCCTACTATGCAAAGAAGGCGGGCTTCGAGAGGCTGACGACGGAGACCGGTGCCGGCCAGTGGGGGACAGCGCTCGCCTATGCCGCGAGCCTGGCGGGCCTCGAGACGAAGATATTCTGGGTCAGAGCCGTCCACGACTGGAAGGTCGCAAGAAAGAACTTTATGAGGCTCTACGGCGGCGACGTGCGCGCATCGCCAAGCAACTCCACCAAGGTCGGCAGGGAGCTGCTCAAGGAGAACGGTAACCATCCCGGGTCCCTCGGGATAGCGGTCTCGGAGGGCATGGAGGACGCACTGGACGACCCGCAAGCGGTATACTGCCTGGGCTCGGTTCTCAATCACGTCCTGCTGCATCAGACAATCATCGGGCTGGAGACAAAGAAGCAGTTCGAGAAGCTGGACGAGTACCCCGACATGGTGATATCCTGCCTCGGTGGCGGGAGCAACTTCGGCGGCTTCGCCATCCCGTTCCTGGGCGACGCGATCAAGGGCAAGAAGATACATTTCATAGCGGCGCAGAGCGATGTGTCCCCTAACCTCCAGGGCGAGTACAGGTACGACTTCGCGGACCACGGAGAGCTCACGCCCATGCTGAAGATGTACACGCTGGGGCACAAGACGGAGATGAAGCCCATCATAGGGGACGGGCTGAGGTACCATGCGGCGGCGCCGATCATAAGCCTGCTGAGAAAGCACGGCTACATCGACACGATCGCGTATCCCGCAGACGAGAAGTACGTGTTCGACAAGGCGCGGACGTTCATCCAGTGCGAGGGTTTCCTCCCAGCACCGGAGTCCGCCTACAGCGTCGCATGCGCCATAGACCAGGCTATCGAGTGCAAGCGCAGGAACGAGGAGAAGGTCATCGCCTTCAACATCAGCGGGCACGGGTTCATGGACATGGAGGGCTACACGGAAGTCCTCGGGCTGCAGTAG